The sequence TGAATGttaaaattacttcttttttaactttttattttatattggagtatagctgattaacaatgtcatgttagtttcagttgtaccgcaaagtgattcagttatatgtatacatgtatctattctttttcaaattgttttcccatttaggttgttacataatattgagcagagtcccctgtgctcaATGGGCTACAGAATGGAttttgtgttagcaggcatgaaaacatcatctatctcattgtacatctccagcaaagctcttgggtgaccaggtgcattgtcaataagcagtaatattttgaaaggaatctttttttctgagcagtagttttcaacagtgggcttaaatattcagtaaaccacaCTGTAAATAGatatgctgtcatccaggctttgttgtttcatttatagaGGAGAGGCAGTGTAGATTTAatataattcttaagggccctaggactTTTTGAATGGTAAATGAGTATtagcttcaacttaaagtcaccagctacATTAACCCCTAACAAAATTCAGCCTGTCCGTTGAAGCTTTGAAggcaggcattgacttctcctctgtagctatgaaagtcctaggtggcatcttcttccaacagaaggctgttttgtctacattgaaaatctgttgtttggtGTAGCCACCTTTATTacttatcttagctagatcttctggataacttgctgcaacTTCTACATCAGTACTTgttgcttcaccttgcactttaaTGTTATGaagacagcttctttccttaaacttcatgaaccaacctctgctagcttcaaacttttcttctgcagcgtcctcacctctctcagcctttggAGAATTGAAGAgattagggccttgctctggattaggctttgactTAGGGAAATGTTGTGACTGGTTTAATCTTCTACCCAAATTACTAAAATTTTCTCCATATCTGCGATAAGGTAGTTTCTCTTTCTCATCATTTATGTGTTCACTGGAgatgcaattttaattttctttaagaacttttcctttgcattcataaTTTGACTAACTGTTTGGTGTAGGAGGCCCAGCTTTCAGTGTGTCTCAGCTTTCGACATGCCTTCCTCATTAAACTTAATCACTTCTAGCTTTTGATATAAAGCGAGagatgtgtgactcttcctttcacttgaatatTTAGAGGTcgttgtagggttattaattggcctaatttcaatattgttatgTCTCAGGGAATAAGGAAccctgaggagagagagagagatggggtaaCAGTGGGTCTGTGGAGTAGCCAGACATACACAGTATTTATTAAGTTCACTGTCTTATACGGGTACAGTTTGTGGTGCCACAAAAcgattacaatagtaacatcaaagatcactgatcacagataatcgtaaaaatataataataatttaaaagtttgaaatattgcgagaattaccaaaatgtggcagagacatgaagtgagcaataGCTGTTGGAAAAATTGCACCAATAGATTAGCTCGAGGCAGGGTTTTACAGGGTTTTACAtccaatctgtaaaaaaaaaaaaaaccataactgcaaagctcaataaaacaaggtataccTTGTATCTAAATATTTCTGCTTCTGAGCAATAAACGTGAAATTTAGTGGAGGGGAGCATAAAAGAGAAGTGACAAATCTATTAACAGTATTGAGGCTATAAGcacatgtccttttttttaaggatattttctgATTATGGCCAAgcttgaaaaatgttaaaattatgatCACCACAAAGATGGGGTTATTTCGGTGTTACTCCTCTGAGTAATAAGAGTCCCCAGATAGTCCAAGGGGACCACTCTTTATTGTGAGCCTCCCACACCTTCTTTAGTTAGAAGAACTATGTGGCTAAGAAAAGAGGAGATTGGGGTGGGGTACAGTGGACCTGCAGTGCTGCCTGGGGAAGGTGAGGGAACAGCAGGAGGACTCAGCCCAGAACAAGACCAAAACACTTGGGCTCACACAGGTCTGGGGTGACGAGACCCTCGTTGAGCAAGAAGTGGCCACTGACTCCTCTGAAGGGGCCACTCagtcctcctctcctcccaggcAAAAGGGTGGGGGAGAACACTTGGAGGCAGACCTGGGTGTACTTGGGATGGAAGGTATTCCTCACTCCCCTCTGATCTCCTTAGGGGTGTGGCAAACCTGGGGCCAGATGTCCCCCAGCACACATTCACAAAAGACTTGCCCCTGCAAGCAGAAACCCAAAGCACAGAATTCTGTTAAGATCCTTATCCTCAGGACACTGCCAGACCTTGTCATCATTTGTAGACTGTGGTGCAATGCAAGAGTTACGGTAGATTAGAGTCCTCAACCCAGCTGAGGTCAACCCAAACACTGAGTCAGAGATCACACTTCTACGGAGATACAGTGAACCATACAGTGACTATAACAGCAGAAGATACTTAACTGAGGGACACACACCCCTTGCAAACTATcgcattctatatataaaatgtggtaGTTACCATTTATGGTTCAGCATGGGGCAGAGACACACAGGATTTcatgagggaggcagagggaaaagcagacaATGGTTTTGTTTGCTGGGAACTGAGAGACAGGACTCTACTCTGAAATCCACTGTAATTCTATGAAACGCACAGCATTCTGTGTTTGAAAAGCTGTTAGGGCATTCTTTTAAGGATATCCAAAACTTGATCACAAACTAAGGGGAAAgtgaagcaggaaagaaaaatgcactgattttttttccaaaccaaGAATACCTTTTATTTACTGATCAAAACCTCAAAGAACATTAggtaaaataaattgaagaaagaaggaagaagaagtgTTTGGATAAATGAGAAGCTTGTTCAATTTATGACCCTGTGTAATAGAGTGACAGTGGATTGCCTGATTGCTTTTTTGGTTTCTTGATCATTCTGGCCTTGAATTGTTCTGCTCCAGTGTTAATTGGtggtgtttctttctctttggatttataaGCTTCCTATGATTTTCCTGAAAAGCACAACAATCACTGAGATAATTAAGAAAATCAAGCGCATTAACATAATGGACACGACCTGAAGTGAGGCGGGCACCTCCCTCTTTAGGGGTCCTGGAGGCCCACTGTCAATGCTCCCTCCATACCCCACCTCCTCACAGAATGGAAGGGCCCAGACATACATGCAGTGGCAGTTTTTGTTACTGTTGCAAACGCCTCGGCCGTTGCAATTCTCAGGCAAACAGTCAAAATTCAGGACTGAGCTATTCACAcaatttctattaaaaacatATCCACTCCTTACCACAGGAGGTACCATCACTTATCACACCCAGGTCAGGTAACCCCATAGGTACCATGGCTAGATGATAGCCAATGCCCCAGCACATGAGATTTTCTTCATGCAGGTGAGTGGAAATTAGAATAGTAGGATCTTGCATATCAGGGATGGTTTCGACATTTATACACTGTAGCCTGCCACATAATGCCTTTTCTCTGGGACACTTCTCATACTGACGAACTCCTAAAATACCACAGTTCCCATATTGGTCACCTATTACATTAACTGCATCATAGCATTGAAGAGGAGCCCCCATGGCATCAGCTCCAAAAATATTTGGACACTGCACAGTTCTGGATTGGCAGCCCTTTCTGACACAACGGGCTCTGTACTCGCAAGGAATTCCATCCTGCTTATATGCGTCACTTGGGCAGAATGCTGAGGTCCCACTGCAGTACTCTGCAAGGTCACATTCATTTTCTTCCACCCGACACGTATATCCAGACGGACGAAATTGACAGTTATGACAGCAACGTCCAGTGCTACAGTGCACCTTCTTTGAATTTACAATCTGGCTGACAACATGGGTCTTCTTTACAGTCCTCTCTTGAACCACAATCACATTCCCCATTCTCTTCCACAATTTTGTTTCCACATCTCTTTGCCACATAACCTAATCCTGGGATATCCGTTAGACAGTTTAATCCTGAACTTACATGCGAATAAAATTCGGCATAACTACAATTACTAAACCGAGTTCATCCAGTGCCCATGATGCAACTATGCCTACCCTTACATTGGCAGTATTTGTAATTGTGGATCATTCCCACACTATGGCCCAGAGCATGAGTCGTCCAACTGGCAGGTCCAAGGATATTTTTATCTAGAATAGAACTTGTAGATCCGGAAGGCAATGTACTACATACACTTCCCCAGTGCTGTGAAAGCGCATCActaaactgttttttgtttgtttgttttttgggtttttttttgccgtacgcgggcctctcactgctgtggcctctcccgttgcggggcataggttccggacgtgcaggctcagtggccatggctcatgggcccagccgctccgtggcatgtgggatcctcccagatcggggcacgaacctgtacctcctgcattggcaggcggactctcaaccactgcgccaccagggaagccccactaaaCTTTTTTAAGGTATAGGTGTGCCCGATGTGCTGGAATCCGACGACTCAGGTCACGTGATCTGTATTGCACAAACTGGCCTAAAACTTGTGATATCACTGGGGCATTAAGTGCTATTTTGTCTCTGTCTGTCCATACTTCCATAGCTAATAGTTGTACTCTCGTACGGACATCTTGAAAGTAAGAGTCTGCAATTGCAGTCAGAAGAATGGCATCATTTATGACTTGAGTAAGTTTGGAGTTCAAATATAAATACCTACTGTTATCAAAGACCAGGGCTAATTCCAAGTACTTTCGCTGCATATATGCCTCACTAAAGTCATGTATCCTAGCCCTGTTCTCATGCTCGGCCAACTGCTTTACTGTTTCATCATCAGTTGAGCCACAGATCTGATTGGGaaattcctcctctttctttaggAGATATACGACATGTTCAAAACTGGAAGAGGCTCTGAGGGGCTCGATTTGGTAATGGTTGGCATTGACTTTCAGTATGCCTCGGAGACCCCCCCATGCATGTACTTAAAGTAGCTTTAGAATCCTGATTTCCTTCAACCAAGCCCATATAGTTGCAGTCGCTGGGTATATAAGGGTGATCCTCCAAGAGCCTCTCCTGTTCTGTGAAGGAGAAAACCTGCAGATTCCGGGGCAACAGAAACCTCTTGGGCCACAGGTGGAGGACGTGGTTCTTGCCTTTTACCTGCAGGAGGTAGGACACGTGCTTGGCCACACCCTGCTCCCCTCCACGGAAGCTCATCTTCTTGGGGACGGTGATTTCATAGGAGTCAAAGCCCCACTCGGGGTGAAAAATTAAATCCTTGCCAAGAGAGTCAACCAGGAGCACCGGCAGGACTAGCAAGGGGAGCGAACGGCCTGGGGAGAGGAGCGTCCTCACTGACCTCATGGCAGAGCCTGTTCCCAAGTGAGTCAGTCCCTGCCACTGGGGCCTTGCGACTCAGACTTCCAGGGACCGCCGCTAGAGGCGCGGGACTAGTGAGTGCGGAGCTCCCTGAGCCCCCGTGCGGGAGCGCAGCCTCGGTCCAAGCTGGGTCAGGCTCAGTCCAGCGGATTTCCACAGCAGGTGCACGCCCTGTCCAACGCATCTAGTTCGTTTTCTGGGCGGTGCCGTTGGGCGCACGTGCAAGAATCCAGGGAAGGTGTgcgagaataaaatgaaaagcgaGGCTATTTGCACGAGGGGTGGAGAAGGGCAGAGAACCGGttgggaaaaggagaaggaataaaGAATAAGAGGAACTACAGAGCACTTGTTAAAAGCTCACTGTATCTTGGgccatttcttctgtttctataGGCCTTAGGACACACCTGATTTTTCCATGGGTTGAGTGGGATATTTTAAAGCCCGCTGTGTCCATTTCATAGTTAACATCATTTCCACTTTTCTGCTGGGCTCGCTTGAGGCAAACGGAAAGATCACCGGAGCCAGCAAGAGTATCACCAGAGCCTGAGAAAATCGGAGGAgactccacctccccacccccaccccaggcagcacCTGTGGTCAACAGTGAAATACCGAGCAGAgttcaataaatgctgaatttaacaaaagaagatcTTGGTCACTTTAGTGTGAACGGTTAGGGGAACTGCTGAGGAGCCACATGCCAGAAGGTTGTGATGTGAAAGGGGGATTCAGAAGGGAGATCACAAATCCAGACCACACGTTCAAGAAGTTGGATgtgaaagagagggaagaaacacAACAGTGGCTGGAGGGTTCTAGGGAGTTTCGGATTGTCAtgaacacactgctatatataaaatagatagcctgctgtatagcaccaggaactctgctcaatattatgtaacaatctaaatgggaaaagaatttgaaaactaATAGATACATGAATaggtgtaactgaatcactttcctatacacctgaaactaacacaacattgttaatcaactatactccaatataacataaaaagtttaaaaaaattaaataaataaaattaaataaaaaagaaggattgTTAGATGGAAGGGTCCTGGCCATTCTCAAGCGCTGTTAGGAAAACCCCCATATACAGCCTGGCTCAGCCTCCAGGAGAGGATGGGGGGTCCCTTCAAAGGGGGCCCACTCAGGGAGCCTGTGTACAGTGGAGATGACCTGGTTGGCAGGCAGGAGAAGCAGTGAGTGTAGTGAGTAACCAGTAAGGCAGGGCCAGTCTGAAGGTTCAGGGTCCCAGTAAAGTCAGCTGCTGAGGTGAGGGACAGTGGAGGTAAAGgagatgaagaagagaagaaCTCAGCAGAGAGCTGACTAGGGACAAATGAAGGTATCTCCACATGTGCTGAGCTCCTAGTTCAGACTGGAAATCAGAAATTACAGTTTCCTCCGTCTGTGATTTTCTCAAGCCCCCAGCAGCCTAAACTGGGGAGGGCAGTTGGGATCTATCTCCTGTATTCATTCTATCTTATCATCATTTTCACATCAATACCATTTTCCTTTAGGCCCCTGGAGTATTTCTTGATTAAAACACTAATTCTGCAACTCCTGTTGCAACAAAATTGTCTTTGGGCTAAACTCTACAGCATCTGTTTGTTAACACAAAGCTTTGTGGAAATAGCCTACTTTGACCTATTTCCccttatttacaaaaattatgcacatatattataaaaggtggaaataaccctGAATTACATAGAGTAGAAAATGCAAGCCTTTCCTTTATCCTCAATCTGCATATGTCTCCAATAAACTCTTCCCAACACTTAGACAGAATTCTTAGGTATGATGCTTTTTCCATCTTAGGACATGCcattaaaatatagaaagtatgtcatatttaaaaacagtatgtactattcatatatttttgaCACTGCCATTTTTCAGTACACAATATATTGTAAATAATTTTCTAGGCCATTGATAATAACAGACGTAGATCATTGCCTACTAACGGATACGTAATATTCTATAGTATTCACATAATtctttatttaaccatttccttTATGTATTCATGGTATAACCATTGTttcaaatttttacatttttcttgttgATAAATATGTTCTATTATGGTGATTAagataaatatatgtacacattaaatattatttatttatatgtaaatatataaatgcacATACACACCTTTTTGCCACTTCTGGTGGCTTCTTAGAATTGTGTTAGATCAAAGAAAATGCAAGTGCTCAAATTGATTGAACCCTCTAAAAATCAGACAGAACTCTAAAAATCCTGTATTGGTTTACAAATTATCTTGTAAAGCAGTTTGTTCAATAACACGTTTTAAACACTGTGGTTAAAAAAACATAACATTaactttaccattttaaccattttaaaatgtacatttccatagtgttaactatattcacatttttgtgcaacagatctctagaacttttccatcttgcaacactaaaactatacttaaaaatcGCTAATTCTACCCCCTGTCCCCTACACATAGAAACCATCTTTCTACTTTCTATGATTTTGATTACTTAAAATATTGAGTatgagtagaatcatacagtgtttgtctttgtgtaactggcttatttcacttagcataatatccttaaAGTCTCTTCATGTTGTAGCCTGTGACAGGATTTTCCTTTCTTAAGCATGCATGCTcttccatatatgtatataccacacttCCTTAGTCATTCATCtgtggtggacatttgggttgcttcaacctcttgactattgtgaataattctgcaatgaaaatgggtgtgcaaatatctcctgAAGATCCTGCTTTGAGTTCTTTAGGACACACATCCAGAAACTCAATTGCTAGatatgtggtaattctatttttaactttctgaggaactccATATTCCTTTCCTTAATAGCTGCAtgattttacattcctactaactGTTCACAGGGTTCCAACTTCTCTGCATActtaccaacacttattttctgaaCTTTTAATAGTGGCCatcctgatgggtgtgaggtggtatatCATTGTGGCTTGATCTGCATTTCCTTGCTGATTATACTGAGATGCTTTTatatgcttattggtcatttgtatatcttctttggagaaatatctattcaacctcttggcccatttttaaaccagattatttaacttttattgctgagttgaaGAAGTTTCTTAGATATTCTGAATATTACCCTGtctcagatgtatgatttgcaattatttttctcccattctgcagattgccttttcactctcttgagtGTATCTTTTGGTGTGCAGATTTAAAATTTGttgttctcatctttttttttttaaatgcatcgCGTAATATGTAGTACTTTTTCCTCCTTTAGAggtttttaattagttaattaattaattttatttatttatttatttttggctgcattgggtcttcgttgctgcacgcgggctttctctagttgcggcaagcgggggcttcttctcttcgttgcagtgcacgggcttttcattgaggtggcttctcttgttgcagagcacggactctaggcatgcgggcttcagcagttgtggttcgcgggctctagagcgcaggctcagtagttgtggcacacgggcttagttgctccgcagcatgtgggatcttcccagaccagggctcgaacccgtgtcccctgaattggcaggaggattcttaaccactgcgccaccatggaagccctgttgttgtcatctttttaatcaattttttactttgttacctGTGGttttagtgtcatatccaagaaatcattccCAAATCCAGTGTCCTGAAGCTTTACCCCTAGGAatttaatagtttttgtttttacaattagctgtttaatccattttaagttaatttttgtacatgtgtAAGGTAAGTGTcctgctttattcttttgcatatgggtATCATAACATTTGTTAACATGTTATAACAtatgttaacatattttttaacatataacatttgttaaagagactgtATTCTTCTTATTGTGTAGTCTTGACATTCTTTTTGAATATCATTTGGCCATATATAGaaaggtttatctctgggttctcAATTCTATACCATTGgtctatatatctatctttatgccagtactaaACCATCATAATGACtatcaattattatattttaccaatattaagtcttccattcCATGACCCTGGGATGTCATTCCATTAATCTGAAGCATCTTTGGAATTTTTTAAgcaatgttttgcagttttccacgtttaagtctttcacctcctttgttaagtatattcctaagaattttatactttttaaggcTATAGTATTGTAGTATAGTGGGAATATTTCCCAAATTTCCATCTCAGTTTGCTCATTGTTAACATATAGGAATGCCCCTGATTTTtgagtgttgattttgtatcctgtaactttgaTGAATTcattattagttctaacagggtttggtgttttttttgtatgtgggtggaattcttaggattttctgtatataagacCATATCTTCTGCAAACAGagattattttaattcttcttttccattttatatgtgttttatttctttttcatgtctgattgctctggctaaaggttctgtactatgttgaatagtaatgACAAGAGTGAACATCTTTGCCcacttgttcttgatcttaaagGGAAAGCTTtcccattgagtatgatgttaactgttaGCTTTTTATTCAtggattttattatgttgaagtagttttcttccctccctcgTCTGTGGGGCATTTTTGTCATGAAAGTGtgttgaatattttcaaatgctttGTTTGCATCAATTGAGATACTCATATGGCTTTTGTCCTTTGTTCTCTTAATGAGGTTTAGTACATGGATTGATTTTTCACATTTTGGACCATCCTTACATTCAgtataaatcccatttggtcatggaATATGATCCCTTtcatgtgttgttgaattcagtttgctagtattttctttaggatttttgTATCAATATTTATGAGAGATATTGCTCTGTGGTCTTCTTTCCTTGTTAtcttttatctggttttggtactatggtaatgttggcctcatagaatgagtttgagagtgtccCTGcctctttaattctttgaaagaGACTAAGAAGTCTTGatgttaattattctttaaatatttggtagaattctccagtgaaaccatctaaTCCTGAACTTTCCTTTGTTGACAGGTTTTGATTAATTTTCAATCTCCCCACTAGTTATAGGCccatttatatcttttatttctttgtgattcaTCCTTGGTAGGTTGtttgtttctagaaatgtatccatttcttagGTC comes from Delphinus delphis chromosome 1, mDelDel1.2, whole genome shotgun sequence and encodes:
- the ADAM30 gene encoding LOW QUALITY PROTEIN: disintegrin and metalloproteinase domain-containing protein 30 (The sequence of the model RefSeq protein was modified relative to this genomic sequence to represent the inferred CDS: inserted 2 bases in 1 codon; deleted 2 bases in 2 codons; substituted 2 bases at 2 genomic stop codons), which encodes MRSVRTLLSPGRSLPLLVLPVLLVDSLGKDLIFHPEWGFDSYEITVPKKMSFRGGEQGVAKHVSYLLQVKGKNHVLHLWPKRFLLPRNLQVFSFTEQERLLEDHPYIPSDCNYMGLVEGNQDSKATLSTCMGGLRGILKVNANHYQIEPLRASSSFEHVVYLLKKEEEFPNQICGSTDDETVKQLAEHENRARIHDFSEAYMQRKYLELALVFDNSRYLYLNSKLTQVINDAILLTAIADSYFQDVRTRVQLLAMEVWTDRDKIALNAPVISQVLGQFVQYRSRDLSRRIPAHRAHLYLKKFSDALSQHWGSVCSTLPSGSTSSILDKNILGPASWTTHALGHSVGMIHNYKYCQCKGRHSCIMGTGXTRFSNCSYAEFYSHVSSGLNCLTDIPGLGYVAKRCGNKIVEENGECDCGSREDCKEDPCCQPDCKFKEGAXCSTGRCCHNCQFRPSGYTCRVEENECDLAEYCSGTSAFCPSDAYKQDGIPCEYRARCVRKGCQSRTVQCPNIFGADAMGAPLQCYDAVNVIGDQYGNCGILGVRQYEKCPREKALCGRLQCINVETIPDMQDPTILISTHLHEENLMCWGIGYHLAMVPMGLPDLGVISDGTSCGKEWICFNRNCVNSSVLNFDCLPENCNGRGVCNSNKNCHCMYVWALPFCEEVGYGGSIDSGPPGPLKREVPASLQVVSIMLMRLIFLIISVIVVLFRKIIGSLXIQRERNTTN